The DNA sequence TCCGTTTTTGGGCCGCTTATCATGCTTGGCGAAGGCGGCGTAGAATGGCGTGCAGAGGATCAGGCCGCCGTCGCGCTCCCTCCGCTGAATATGAACCTTGCGCGCTACCTGGTTATCCAGGCCATCAAAAGTAAAAAAGTGCGCGGCCGCAGCGCGCTGCGACCTCTCGATATTCCCGGCCTGAGCCAGCTATTGGTACAGGTATCGAATTTAATTGTCGACTGCCCGGAAATTCAGCGTCTGGATATCCACCCTCTTCTGGCTTCCGGCCATGAGTTTACCGCGCTTGACGTGACGTTAACTCTCGCTCCATTCACCGGCGATAGTGAAAGCCGCCTCGCCATACGCCCTTATCCGCAGCAGCAGGAGGAGTGGGTGGTGATGAAGAATGGGGAACGCTGCCTTTTCCGTCCAATATTGCCGGAAGATGAGCCGCAGCTGCTGGCCTTTATCGCTCAGGTCACGAAGGAAGATCTCTATTATCGTTACTTCAGTGAAATCAACGAATTTACTCATGATGATTTAGCGAATATGACGCAGATCGACTACGATCGAGAAATGGCCTTTGTTGCTGTGCGCATCACAAGTGAGGGAGATGAGATCCTCGGCGTGACGCGGGCTATCTCCGATCCGGATAATATCGATGCCGAGTTTGCTGTACTGGTGCGCTCCGACCTGAAAGGTATGGGGTTAGGCCGCAAGCTCCTGGAAAAGTTGATTGCCTATACGCAAAGCCACGGCCTGCAGCGGCTGAATGGCATCACCATGCCCAATAATAAAGGCATGATCGGGCTCGCCAGAAAGCTAGGATTCTCAGTTGATATTCAACTTGAAGATGGGATTGTAAGTTTGTCTCTACAGCTTGTACCTGAGCAATTACAAACGGCTGACCGCAATTGTTGACTACTTTAACGGGTAGTAATGGTATTATTGCCCGCTTACGTCGTCTGCATGGTACAGAAGACCCTTCAATAAACAGAGAAGAAACGCACTGTGATGTTGTCAAAATTTAAACGCAATAAACATCAACAACACCTTGCCCAACTCCCTAAGCTTTCTCAGTCAGTTGATGATATCGAGTTCTTTTACGCTCCGGCAGATTTTCGGCAAGCGTTACTGGCCAGAATAGCTCAAGCCACCCAGCGTATTTGTATTATTGCGCTCTATCTGGAACAGGATGATGGCGGCAAAGGAATTTTGCAGGCGCTATATGACGCTAAGCGTCAGCGTCCGCAATTAGATGTCCAGGTGCTGGTCGACTGGCATCGCGCCCAGCGCGGGCGTATTGGCGTCGCGGCGTCTGATACCAATGCCGACTGGTACTGCCGCATGGCGCAGGAGAATCCCGGCGTCGATATTCCGGTTTATGGCGTTCCAGTCAATACCCGGGAAGCGCTCGGTGTCCTCCATTTCAAAGGCTTTATCATTGATGATAGCGTTCTCTATAGCGGCGCCAGCCTTAATGATGTTTACCTGCATCAACACGATAAATACCGCTACGATCGCTACCAGTGCATTCGCAACGCGAAAATGGCAGATGTGATGTTCGACTGGGTTGAAAATAACCTGGTGCAGGGCCGTGGCGTTAATCGCCTTGACAGGACCGACCGTCCTAAAAGCCCGGAAATCAAAAATGATATCCGTCAGTATCGCCAGGAGCTCCGCGATAGCAGCTATCATTTTTCTGGCGATGCTGGTGAAGATCAGCTATCTGTCACCCCGTTAGTTGGGCTGGGTAAAACTAGCCTGCTAAATAAAACGATTTTCCATCTGATGCCCTGTGCTGAGCACAAACTGACGATCTGCACCCCTTATTTTAACCTGCCAGCCCTGCTGGTACGTAATATCATTCAGCTGTTACGCAGTGGGAAAAAAGTCGAAATTATCGTTGGCGATAAAACCGCTAATGATTTCTATATTCCGGAAGATCAGCCGTTTAAAATTATCGGCGCTCTGCCCTATCTTTATGAAATCAATCTGCGGCGATTCCTGAGCCGACTGCAGTATTATGTCAATACCGATCAGCTCATTGTCCGTTTATGGAAAGACGATGATAACAGCTACCACCTGAAAGGCATGTGGGTGGATGACGAGTGGATGCTCCTGACCGGCAACAACCTGAATCCACGCGCCTGGCGACTGGATTTAGAAAACGCGATCCTTATTCACGATCCGAAGCATCAGCTCGGCGCAATGCGCGAAAAAGAGTTAAGCCTCATCCGCAAACACACCACCATCGTCAAACACTATCGCGATCTCCAAAGTATTGCTGACTATCCAATAAAGGTACGCAAACTGATCAGGCGTCTGCGACGTATTCGAATCGATCGTCTTATCAGCCGCATTCTCTGAATTACCGCCCCGTCATCGGGGCTTTTTTCCTGGACTTTCTATGCGCCTCATCATGCTTATCGCCCCGCTATTATTACTGACTGGCTGTAGCCATATGGCTAATGATTCATGGAGCGGTCAGGATAAAGCCCAACACTTTCTCGCATCAGCGATGCTCTCTGCGGCGGGCAATGAATATGCTCAGCATCAGGGCTATAGTCGCGACCGCAGCGCCGCAATTGGCTTTATGTTTTCGGTGAGCTTAGGCGCGTCGAAGGAGCTATGGGACAGCCGCCCATCCGGGAGCGGCTGGAGCTGGAAGGACTTTGCCTGGGATGTGGCAGGAGCCACAACCGGCTATGCGGTATGGCAACTGGCACATCAATAACCCTACAAACGGAGTCCTTTACCCTTACGGTGTAGCGTCAGGGAAACCAGGAAAGCAATGGCTCCCATGACGGTCACGTACCAGTAAAAGGCATGCTCAATTCCCGCTGATTTTAACGATAGCGCGACATACTCCGCCGAGCCCCCAAACAGCGCATTGGCGACGGCATAAGAAAGCCCAACGCCCAGAGCACGTACCTGGGCTGGAAACATTTCGGCCTTCAGAATACCGCTGATTGAGGTATAGAAGCTCACGATTAGCAGCGCACATATCACTAATGCAAATGCCGCATACGGCGAACTTACATTCTGTAGCGCATTCAGAATCGGAACCGTAAAGACGGTGACCAGTACGCCAAAGCAGAGCATAGAACTACGGCGACCAATCTTATCCGAGAGAGCGCCAAAAAGCGGCTGAACCAGCATATAAACAAATAAAGCAGCGGTCATAATCATGCTGGCGGTACCCGCCGTCATGCCTGCAGTATTGACCAGATATTTCTGCATATAGGTGGTGAAAGTATAAAAACTTAATGACCCCGCGGCAGTAAAGCCCAGCACCATAATAAATGCCTTGCGGTTACGCCATAGCCCTTTAAACGAGCCCGCCTCTTTTAAGGAGCGAGTTTCCTGTTTAGACGTTTCATCTAATTGGCGTCGCAACCACAGGGCCACAACGGCTAATACTGCGCCAAGTGCAAAGGGAATACGCCATCCCCACGCGTGAAGATCTTCATCGCTGAGGATCTGCTGTAATGCAACCACGACCAGCACCGCCAGAAGTTGCCCACCAATCAGCGTGACGTACTGAAAAGAGGCATAAAAACCTTTCTTACCCTCTACGGCAACTTCGCTCATATATGTCGCACCGGTACCATATTCCCCTCCGACAGATAATCCCTGGAATAAACGGGCAAGCAATAGCAAAGCCGGAGCCCAGGTTCCTATCGTTTCATAACCCGGTAAGCAGGCAATCACCAGTGAACCAAAACACATCATGCAAACTGAAATAAGCATAGAAGTTTTACGTCCACGGCGGTCAGCAATGCGCCCGAATATCCATCCCCCGATCGGACGCATCAGAAAGCCAGCAGCAAAGACTCCAGCAGTCTGTAACAACTGTGTTGTGGTATTTCCGGAAGGAAAGAAGATGTGCGCAAAGTAGAGTGAGCAAAATGAATAGACGTAAAAATCAAACCACTCAACCAGATTCCCTGAGGATGCACCTACAATTGCCCATACACGGCGCCGGGTATCACCATGATCCGGTGATTCACGCTCGCTAATACTGCTCTCTGTCATTGTAATTCTGCTCCAGCAAAGACTGCAATCTGCCGTGTCGGGTGAACCAACGCAATCGGACAAATCAATTAGTGAACCAAATGTTATATAATTGTTATTTTTTAGTTTGTGATATTATTCACATTTTTTTTCGGGCACTGGGTTTTCGCGACGAAAAGTAGATTCTGAAGGCTTTAAAAAGTGAAATATGATGAAGCTCGGGTTATAACAGATTTTTATATAGCCTGCTTTCTTTGACAATTCTACGAGATAAGCATGTCCACGCAGGATTTTATCCCCAGCGAGCCTAGTGTTTCTTTTTTCGTAACAGATAATCTTCATCCTGACGAAGCTTATCCCACCACGCCTTGAATACGGTCGCCGCTGCGGCCTTTACAGGATCATTACCTCGCGTATTCAGTGAGCCATCCTTTGCATATTTTTTACCACCTTTATAATTGGCATAGCGCCTTGCCCGCGTGTAGCCCATCTGAATAAACTTTCGTGCCATATCCATGCCGACGAAATCATTCTGCTGTCGATAATGCTCAAAGAGCTGATATATTTTTTTGGCCGACTCGTTTGCTGATGCTTCATCTTTGTAGCGCCAGAAGGGAAGGATTTCGCTTTTATAGGGCTCAACCAACAGCACGCCCTGCTCACCTTTTCCTACCTGATACAGCTCCGGGTGCTGGCGAAAATCGATGGTGGAAAAATCTTGCTGGTAATCAAAAGGCTTAATGGCCACAGTTTCCTCTCATATTGACTAAAACACCTTATTAGCCTGGTACATAAGGTAGAAGTGTAGAAGGAGGACTTTTCTGTATCGTATACAGAGAATCGGCATAAAAGCGGCAAATTCTTATTTTATAAAGACGGACGAAAGCTGAAAAGAGGAGTAAGACCCCGTTAGATTTACAGGAGAAATGATAATCCACGTAGGCTACCTATGTCAGGATATGGAATGTTACCCATATAGGTACGGGAAGTTTATCGATATGTTTGCGGAAGACAAAAACGCAAAAAGCCCATCCGTCAGGATGGGCTCTTCACTGGTTTGATGCCTGGCAGTTCCCTACTCTCACATGGGGAGACCCCACACTACCATCGGCGCTACGGCGTTTCACTTCTGAGTTCGGCATGGGGTCAGGTGGGACCACCGCGCTG is a window from the Klebsiella oxytoca genome containing:
- a CDS encoding MFS transporter, with protein sequence MTESSISERESPDHGDTRRRVWAIVGASSGNLVEWFDFYVYSFCSLYFAHIFFPSGNTTTQLLQTAGVFAAGFLMRPIGGWIFGRIADRRGRKTSMLISVCMMCFGSLVIACLPGYETIGTWAPALLLLARLFQGLSVGGEYGTGATYMSEVAVEGKKGFYASFQYVTLIGGQLLAVLVVVALQQILSDEDLHAWGWRIPFALGAVLAVVALWLRRQLDETSKQETRSLKEAGSFKGLWRNRKAFIMVLGFTAAGSLSFYTFTTYMQKYLVNTAGMTAGTASMIMTAALFVYMLVQPLFGALSDKIGRRSSMLCFGVLVTVFTVPILNALQNVSSPYAAFALVICALLIVSFYTSISGILKAEMFPAQVRALGVGLSYAVANALFGGSAEYVALSLKSAGIEHAFYWYVTVMGAIAFLVSLTLHRKGKGLRL
- the pssA gene encoding CDP-diacylglycerol--serine O-phosphatidyltransferase, giving the protein MLSKFKRNKHQQHLAQLPKLSQSVDDIEFFYAPADFRQALLARIAQATQRICIIALYLEQDDGGKGILQALYDAKRQRPQLDVQVLVDWHRAQRGRIGVAASDTNADWYCRMAQENPGVDIPVYGVPVNTREALGVLHFKGFIIDDSVLYSGASLNDVYLHQHDKYRYDRYQCIRNAKMADVMFDWVENNLVQGRGVNRLDRTDRPKSPEIKNDIRQYRQELRDSSYHFSGDAGEDQLSVTPLVGLGKTSLLNKTIFHLMPCAEHKLTICTPYFNLPALLVRNIIQLLRSGKKVEIIVGDKTANDFYIPEDQPFKIIGALPYLYEINLRRFLSRLQYYVNTDQLIVRLWKDDDNSYHLKGMWVDDEWMLLTGNNLNPRAWRLDLENAILIHDPKHQLGAMREKELSLIRKHTTIVKHYRDLQSIADYPIKVRKLIRRLRRIRIDRLISRIL
- a CDS encoding DUF4385 domain-containing protein, which produces MAIKPFDYQQDFSTIDFRQHPELYQVGKGEQGVLLVEPYKSEILPFWRYKDEASANESAKKIYQLFEHYRQQNDFVGMDMARKFIQMGYTRARRYANYKGGKKYAKDGSLNTRGNDPVKAAAATVFKAWWDKLRQDEDYLLRKKKH
- a CDS encoding YfiM family lipoprotein; this translates as MRLIMLIAPLLLLTGCSHMANDSWSGQDKAQHFLASAMLSAAGNEYAQHQGYSRDRSAAIGFMFSVSLGASKELWDSRPSGSGWSWKDFAWDVAGATTGYAVWQLAHQ